The genomic window AAAAGCTGTAAAAAAGCTTACTTGCTGAAAAACAACTAATCTTAACCCTAACTCCAAAGCAACAAGCCCAATACTAAGCATTGATATAAATTCAAGCATGAACGAAGAAGTAAAAGCAATTTTTAAAATAGCCATCGTTGTGTCACGAAATTCAACGCTACTCGTACGAATAACTTCTTTATAGTGAGAGGATTTACCATACAATTTCAAGCTCAACATGCCTTGAAGTGTATCCAAAAACCTTCCGGAAAAAGCCGTTAAACTATCTAGCTTTTCTTCGGATTTTTGCTGTGTTGCTTTGCCGATAATAATCATAAAAAATGGAATAAATGGCGCCGTAAATAAGATAATCAAACCAGAATAGATATGCTGTGAAAATATAACTATGAGTATTATCAGTGTTACTACAGTTGATATAATTCGTTGTGGCACATATTTACTATAAAAGCTTTCAATTTCATCAACTGTGTCAAGCATAACACTTACCTTACTCCCAGAATGCTCCTTAGAAGAAGAAAGAATCGTTTGATTAGCATATGTTTGTAGCAACTTTTTCCGAAACTCCATTTTGACAACAGAAGCCATCTTTATCCCTATATGACTTGTGCCATATTGCAAAAGAGCTCTTAGAAAAAGCACGGCTAACAAGCCGATTAAAGATGGCACCACTTGCTGAAAACCGTGCTTTTTTAAAAATATGTCCTCTACAACAGACACAATAAGATACGCTTGTGTTATGACGAAAACCCCAAAAGCTATTGCCATGGCAAAAAGAGCATAATAACGTCCTTTCTGATTACGTGCTAGCTTTTGTAGTGTGTTCATCGGTTATTCCTCTACTTTCGTGCTTTTTGATACGACCCAAAAAGACAGAATTACAGCTAACACAACAATAAGGAGAGGAGCATAAAACAATAAAAAGGTATGCATAAAGGAATCCTCCTTACATTTTTTGATTTTTTATATACGGCTTGTTCATAATAAACAGTTTAAATACAAGATATAATGATGGAATAAGTAACATTAACCCTATTACAAATACAATGACTAATGAAATGGCCATCGTTTGATTCGTGAATCCATCATAGATAGTTAAATACGGATATAGTAAATATGGATATCGCGATGCGCCATATGCGTAAAAAGCGAAAGCAAACTGAAGCACCACGAAAATAAACGACAGGCCATAACGTGCTTTCCTCAAATACCACAAGCTCGTTACAAAACAAAGCGTTGATAAGGCAAATACCCACCAAAGGTCTAGTAAGCCCTCAAAGTGAGATGGATTATGCCATCTCATTTCAACGATGATACCTAAAGCTGTAATAATAGTTGGAAAGCTCCATATCCATGTATACTTTCTAAATAGCTTTAATGCCCCATTATCTTCTGCGACTGATGAATAATAGGCTAAAAAGCTAGCTGAAATGTACAGCACACTTACTAAGCTTAGTAGTACGATTGACCATGAAAATGGACTCGTAAATAAAGCGAAATAATCTAGCTCAATAGTTCCTTTCGCCGTTTCTTTAATAAAGCCCCCTTGAGAAACAATAAGAGCAGTCGTTAAAGACGCTGGTATAAAGACGCCTGTCACACCATACATAAGCGTGTATCCTTTATGCCCTTTTGATCCGTACGTACCGAATGCATAATAGCTTCCACGTAATGCTAATAAAATAATCGATATACTAATTGGAATTAAAAGTACTGTTCCAAAATAATAAGCAGTCTTTGGGAAAAATCCAATCATTCCTACAAAAAAGAAAACAAGAAAAACATTCGTAATCTCCCAAACTGGTGACAAGTAACGCTGAATGACAGAGTTCACAATATGATGTTTACCTGTCACAATAGTTGATGCGTTAAAAAAACCGGCTCCAAAGTCAATTGATGCCACAATGACATATCCAAATAGAAATAACCACAAAACAGAAATGCCTAGAATTTCAATCGTCATACGGTAACACCCCTTTGCTCGCCTAGCCCCTCTTGCTTGCTTAACCCATCTATTTCATATTCTACTGGATTATTTCTAAACATACGTGTTAACACAACAGCTGTTCCAATCATAAGAATGAGATATACGAAGGCAAATACAATAAACATAACCCACACGTAATTAGAGTCTGTTGCGCCTTCTGCTGTTTTCATAAATCCTCTCATAATCCAAGGTTGACGACCAACTTCTGTAAACCACCAGCCCGCTTGAATGGCAAGCATTGCTAACGGTCCCGTTAAAACAAGGAAAGTTCTAAACAACTTTGTTTTAATAATGGCCCAATTGCGTTTAAGTGCAAGTAAGTAAAACATGGACAACAGTGTTAGCCCTATCCCAATTGATACCATAATGTCGAAAAAGTAATGAATAACATATGGTGGATGATATTCTTCTGGAATATCATTTAGACCCGTCACTTCACCAGACAGGTTACTGTGGACAAGTATGCTAAGTGCATATGGAATCTCAATAGCATACTTTACTTCATTTGTTTCTGTTAACACTCCAAAAAGTATAATCGGTGCTTCACCTTTTGTTTCAAAATGCCATTCTGCTGCTGCTAATTTTTCAGGTTGATATTCTGCTAGAAACTTTCCAGATAAATCTCCTATCAACGCTGTAGCAATACAGAAAATAAATCCTACCTTCATCGTCAATGAAAGTCCTTTACGGTGATATTCATGTCGACTACCACGCAAAAGATGAAACGCTGCAATAGAAGCAAGAACAAATGCAGCCGTCATATAAGCAGAGCTTAAAACATGTGCCACTTTTGTTGGCATTGCCGGATTAAACATAGCTAGTAAAGGTTGAATATTTGTTAACTCACCATTTAATAACGTAAAACCTTGTGGTGTGTTCATGAACGCATTCACTGAAGTAATAAATAAAGCTGACATAGCTCCACCTATAACGACGGGAACGAGTAAATAAAAGTGATGCTTTGGATTTTTAAAACGATTCCAAGTGTATAAATAAATGCCTAAAAAGATAGCTTCAA from Bacillus sp. HMF5848 includes these protein-coding regions:
- a CDS encoding cytochrome bd oxidase small subunit CydS, with translation MHTFLLFYAPLLIVVLAVILSFWVVSKSTKVEE
- a CDS encoding cytochrome d ubiquinol oxidase subunit II — its product is MTIEILGISVLWLFLFGYVIVASIDFGAGFFNASTIVTGKHHIVNSVIQRYLSPVWEITNVFLVFFFVGMIGFFPKTAYYFGTVLLIPISISIILLALRGSYYAFGTYGSKGHKGYTLMYGVTGVFIPASLTTALIVSQGGFIKETAKGTIELDYFALFTSPFSWSIVLLSLVSVLYISASFLAYYSSVAEDNGALKLFRKYTWIWSFPTIITALGIIVEMRWHNPSHFEGLLDLWWVFALSTLCFVTSLWYLRKARYGLSFIFVVLQFAFAFYAYGASRYPYLLYPYLTIYDGFTNQTMAISLVIVFVIGLMLLIPSLYLVFKLFIMNKPYIKNQKM
- a CDS encoding cytochrome ubiquinol oxidase subunit I; translated protein: MESVEFSRYLTMLTLSVHVVFATVGVGVPLFIMIAHWIGLKREDQHYILMAKRWTRGYVISVAVGVVTGTAIALQLALLWPRFMEFAGQLVALPLFMETFAFFFEAIFLGIYLYTWNRFKNPKHHFYLLVPVVIGGAMSALFITSVNAFMNTPQGFTLLNGELTNIQPLLAMFNPAMPTKVAHVLSSAYMTAAFVLASIAAFHLLRGSRHEYHRKGLSLTMKVGFIFCIATALIGDLSGKFLAEYQPEKLAAAEWHFETKGEAPIILFGVLTETNEVKYAIEIPYALSILVHSNLSGEVTGLNDIPEEYHPPYVIHYFFDIMVSIGIGLTLLSMFYLLALKRNWAIIKTKLFRTFLVLTGPLAMLAIQAGWWFTEVGRQPWIMRGFMKTAEGATDSNYVWVMFIVFAFVYLILMIGTAVVLTRMFRNNPVEYEIDGLSKQEGLGEQRGVTV